A single region of the Oleispira antarctica RB-8 genome encodes:
- a CDS encoding Putative fatty acid desaturase produces the protein MTTNLASNRPDAESLKAFENDLNKIRQETMAKVGGKDARYIRNVIRVQRSSDIFGRLALVLGFLNPLFWVAGVVLLALSKILDNMEIGHNIMHGQYDWMNDPHINSRKFDWDIWGDGESWKRYHNHEHHTYTNIIGKDRDYGYGLLRLSDDMSWRPKNRFQFITYSLLSSFFQFGIAYHEVAGERIFAGKRKEESSLPISREELKHSFFSKIKKQVFKEYLFFPLLAALISWPMFFAVLAGNMIAEFIRNWWTASVIFCGHFTEDAQTFDEKECKNETRGEWYYRQILGSSNFEGHRAFHILTGHLSCQIEHHLFPDVPAYHYVEMASQVQAVCKKYNIPYNTGSFVQQYWTVLKRVAKYSFPTKAEQRLAKSS, from the coding sequence ATGACTACTAATCTCGCCAGTAATCGTCCGGATGCAGAATCATTAAAAGCATTTGAAAACGATCTAAACAAAATTCGTCAAGAAACAATGGCTAAGGTCGGAGGAAAAGATGCGCGCTATATTAGAAACGTTATTCGTGTGCAACGCAGTAGTGATATATTTGGTCGCTTAGCGTTAGTACTTGGTTTTCTCAATCCGCTATTTTGGGTTGCGGGAGTCGTGTTATTAGCCCTGTCCAAAATTTTAGATAATATGGAAATTGGCCATAACATAATGCACGGCCAGTATGATTGGATGAATGACCCTCATATCAATTCCCGTAAGTTTGATTGGGATATTTGGGGTGATGGAGAATCTTGGAAGCGTTACCACAATCATGAACATCACACCTATACCAATATTATCGGGAAAGATCGTGATTATGGTTATGGCTTATTACGCTTGAGTGACGATATGTCCTGGCGTCCAAAAAATCGTTTTCAGTTCATTACTTATTCATTATTAAGTAGCTTTTTTCAATTTGGTATTGCGTATCATGAAGTTGCTGGTGAGAGAATTTTTGCGGGAAAACGTAAAGAAGAATCGAGCTTGCCTATTAGCCGTGAAGAATTAAAACACTCTTTTTTTTCTAAAATTAAGAAACAGGTTTTTAAAGAGTATTTATTCTTTCCGCTGCTTGCCGCTTTAATTTCATGGCCGATGTTTTTTGCAGTATTAGCCGGTAATATGATCGCTGAGTTTATTCGTAATTGGTGGACGGCTAGTGTTATTTTTTGTGGGCATTTTACTGAAGATGCACAGACGTTTGATGAAAAGGAATGTAAAAATGAAACACGTGGCGAATGGTATTATCGCCAAATATTAGGCTCTTCAAATTTTGAAGGCCATCGGGCTTTTCATATTTTAACAGGGCACTTAAGTTGTCAGATTGAACATCATTTGTTTCCTGATGTGCCTGCGTACCATTATGTTGAAATGGCAAGTCAGGTTCAGGCAGTGTGTAAAAAATACAATATTCCTTACAATACGGGATCGTTTGTCCAGCAATACTGGACGGTATTAAAACGAGTTGCTAAATACTCTTTTCCTACTAAAGCAGAGCAAAGGCTTGCGAAAAGCTCTTAG
- a CDS encoding Oxidoreductase codes for MNSLTQQGWTWFSQALTQHSSFSGYFQPLIQMIAPMWATDAYRAQIVAIRDEMADMYTLVLKPKTGLIDRKWPAFQAGQFIEFMVEKDGSRTLRCFSISSSPAYYKKTGLIELSIRIQQQGRITPWIREQLAPGSLVNISAAQGDFVLPETVFNRQNSEKYLFVAGGSGITPFRAMLQQQVLRRQTLNKSSSELDIHLLYYSRNSHEVVFQQELEQLQKEHPSITITFVDGEQEGFICNQHLQNYCPDYYQRTSYICGPSPMIQQARKVLAELDVAKEKINFEFFGAAPIELASSEQAVVHFQASEKTVFSEKDKTATLLEQAEEQGLTPVSGCRIGVCHQCICKKKSGIVFNTRTQQYSDTGSEEIQLCISVAQGDVVLDL; via the coding sequence ATGAACTCATTAACACAACAAGGCTGGACTTGGTTTAGCCAAGCATTAACCCAGCACAGCTCATTTTCTGGCTATTTTCAGCCATTGATTCAGATGATCGCTCCAATGTGGGCGACAGACGCTTATCGCGCTCAAATCGTTGCCATACGTGATGAAATGGCCGACATGTATACCTTAGTGCTGAAACCCAAAACGGGATTAATTGATCGCAAGTGGCCAGCATTTCAAGCGGGGCAGTTTATTGAGTTTATGGTCGAAAAAGACGGCAGCCGCACATTGCGCTGCTTTAGTATTTCATCGTCACCTGCTTATTATAAAAAGACAGGTTTGATCGAGTTGAGTATTCGTATTCAGCAGCAAGGTCGTATAACGCCTTGGATTCGTGAACAGCTCGCGCCAGGCAGTTTAGTTAATATTTCTGCGGCACAAGGTGATTTTGTTTTACCTGAAACTGTGTTCAACCGCCAGAATTCAGAAAAGTATTTATTCGTTGCGGGGGGAAGTGGTATCACTCCATTTCGTGCCATGCTGCAACAGCAGGTATTGAGGCGACAGACGTTAAATAAATCATCCTCTGAACTTGATATTCACCTACTGTATTACTCACGGAATAGTCATGAAGTCGTTTTTCAGCAAGAGCTAGAGCAATTACAGAAAGAACATCCTAGTATCACTATTACGTTTGTTGATGGTGAGCAAGAAGGCTTTATTTGCAACCAGCACTTGCAGAATTATTGCCCTGATTATTATCAGCGTACTAGCTATATTTGTGGCCCTAGCCCAATGATTCAACAAGCACGAAAAGTGCTTGCTGAACTTGATGTTGCTAAAGAAAAAATTAACTTTGAATTCTTTGGTGCAGCACCAATTGAGCTGGCAAGTAGTGAACAGGCGGTTGTGCATTTTCAAGCGTCGGAAAAAACGGTTTTTAGCGAAAAAGATAAAACGGCGACGTTATTAGAGCAAGCAGAAGAACAAGGTTTAACCCCAGTGTCGGGTTGCCGTATTGGTGTTTGTCATCAGTGCATCTGTAAAAAGAAAAGCGGCATTGTGTTTAATACTCGCACGCAACAATATTCAGATACTGGCAGTGAAGAAATTCAGCTGTGTATCTCCGTCGCCCAAGGCGATGTTGTACTCGATCTTTAA
- the kdtA gene encoding 3-deoxy-D-manno-octulosonic-acid transferase, putative, with protein sequence MARFFYNLVFTLAIPIILLRMWLRGGSNPGYRQRWTERFAMFTFNGKANGLLIHSVSVGETLAAEPLVRSLQAAHPDLTLTITTTTPTGSDQVLRLYAGDLAAGRIVHLYLPYDLPWLMNRFIKKIQPSICIIMETELWPNIIRSCNKQQVPVILANARLSEKSAKGYAKFPKLTRPMLQGLDLVAAQHRNDAERFIALGIDDRKVDVTGSIKFDISVPKQSLAEGQALKVQWGESRPVMVLASSHEGEDDLILASYQQLLADFPDLLLTIVPRHPERFDEVAALVLDRRLNLVRRSESLEKGNLQPSAMTQVYLADTMGEMLLLLASADVAIIGGSFIEHGGHNPLEACALSKAVVMGMSDYNFAAIAQQLINQGAMQQTSGEQLTTCLRQLLERPELRMDMGTQGQRVVADNQGAVARLTTLVTEQLYR encoded by the coding sequence GTGGCTCGTTTTTTTTACAACTTGGTTTTTACCTTAGCCATTCCTATTATTTTGCTTCGAATGTGGCTGCGTGGTGGCTCGAATCCGGGTTACCGTCAACGCTGGACAGAGCGTTTTGCTATGTTCACTTTCAATGGCAAGGCTAATGGGTTACTAATCCATTCTGTGTCAGTAGGTGAGACGTTGGCTGCGGAACCCTTGGTGCGCAGTTTACAAGCTGCTCATCCTGATTTAACACTTACTATTACCACGACAACCCCCACGGGGTCTGATCAAGTGCTGCGTTTGTATGCTGGTGATCTAGCGGCTGGGCGCATTGTTCATCTTTATTTACCCTATGACCTGCCTTGGTTAATGAATCGTTTTATTAAAAAAATTCAGCCCAGTATTTGTATCATTATGGAAACAGAGCTTTGGCCGAATATCATTCGCAGCTGTAATAAACAGCAGGTGCCGGTGATTTTGGCAAACGCTCGATTGTCTGAAAAATCAGCCAAGGGATATGCCAAGTTTCCCAAGCTGACGCGGCCTATGTTGCAGGGACTCGATTTGGTCGCGGCGCAGCATCGCAATGATGCAGAGCGCTTCATTGCCCTTGGTATTGATGATAGAAAGGTCGATGTAACGGGCAGTATTAAATTTGATATCAGTGTGCCTAAGCAATCATTAGCCGAAGGTCAGGCGCTTAAGGTGCAGTGGGGTGAGTCTCGGCCTGTCATGGTTTTAGCCAGCAGTCATGAAGGGGAAGATGATCTTATCTTAGCGAGTTATCAACAGTTATTGGCAGACTTTCCTGATTTATTATTAACGATCGTTCCACGCCATCCTGAACGTTTTGATGAAGTGGCAGCTTTGGTTTTAGATCGACGTTTGAATTTGGTCAGGCGCAGTGAGTCGCTTGAAAAGGGCAATTTACAGCCAAGCGCGATGACGCAGGTATATTTGGCCGATACTATGGGTGAGATGCTTTTATTACTCGCTAGTGCTGATGTTGCGATTATTGGTGGCAGCTTTATTGAGCATGGCGGTCATAATCCGCTTGAAGCCTGTGCGTTGTCGAAAGCGGTAGTGATGGGGATGAGTGATTATAACTTCGCAGCCATAGCGCAACAGTTGATTAACCAAGGTGCTATGCAACAAACCTCGGGAGAGCAACTGACAACGTGTCTACGACAGTTATTAGAGCGCCCTGAACTACGAATGGACATGGGAACTCAGGGCCAGCGTGTTGTTGCAGATAATCAAGGTGCGGTGGCACGCTTAACGACGTTAGTGACTGAGCAGCTTTACCGTTAG